One segment of Erigeron canadensis isolate Cc75 chromosome 2, C_canadensis_v1, whole genome shotgun sequence DNA contains the following:
- the LOC122588920 gene encoding AT-hook motif nuclear-localized protein 17, with amino-acid sequence MKGEYREDKNSHPTSTMFSKFHQSPPPSLPQHFGHQFQLSNTSEEADSRNSPTIKNINDGASIEVVRRPRGRPPGSKNKPKPPVIITREPDPAMAPYVLELPGGTDIVDAVAKYCKKRNMGLCVLTGSGTVTNVSLRQPTTTAAATVTFHGRFDILSISATVLPSISAGAAPFAKGFTISLAGPQGQIVGGAVAGPLISGGPVYIIAASFNNPMYHRLPSEDDETGGGSGSRGGSERSPSAETAGRDSSGGHHHLPLSTAGDTMPMYSSHLPSDVIWAPTARQAPLHPPPY; translated from the coding sequence atgaaaggaGAATACCGAGAAGATAAAAATTCTCACCCAACTTCCACAATGTTCTCAAAATTCCACCAGTCGCCGCCACCATCACTACCGCAACATTTTGGCCACCAGTTTCAACTCAGCAACACGTCAGAAGAAGCCGACAGCCGAAACAGCCCGacaattaaaaacataaatgatgGAGCATCAATTGAGGTTGTGAGACGACCAAGAGGTCGTCCGCCTGGATcgaaaaacaaaccaaaaccacCCGTTATTATCACACGTGAACCCGACCCGGCTATGGCtccatatgttcttgaactaccTGGAGGCACAGATATTGTTGATGCTGTTGCGAAATATTGTAAAAAACGTAACATGGGATTATGTGTTTTGACAGGTTCCGGGACAGTTACTAATGTTTCGTTAAGACAACCGACTACCACCGCGGCTGCCACGGTGACGTTTCATGGCCGGTTCGACATCCTTTCGATATCGGCTACTGTCCTCCCTTCTATATCTGCGGGTGCGGCCCCGTTTGCGAAAGGTTTCACGATTTCGTTAGCGGGGCCGCAAGGGCAGATAGTGGGAGGAGCTGTAGCCGGTCCGCTTATATCTGGGGGACCGGTATATATTATAGCTGCTTCTTTTAATAATCCTATGTACCACCGGTTACCGTCTGAAGATGACGAAACCGGTGGTGGGAGTGGGTCACGTGGGGGAAGTGAACGGTCTCCGTCAGCTGAAACAGCTGGTAGGGACAGTAGTGGTGGACATCATCATCTCCCACTGTCAACGGCGGGAGATACGATGCCCATGTATAGCTCCCACTTGCCTTCTGATGTTATTTGGGCACCTACGGCTCGGCAAGCTCCACTTCACCCACCGCCATATTGA
- the LOC122589607 gene encoding uncharacterized protein LOC122589607 isoform X2: MGDVTGKTNGSTVKNKAGKETENGQPNMEVIFGEMLWVKLDQGSWWPAQVVDDNSISLAYKPSSKGSKSDVLVRLYGSYTYNYVDIHGSRAEFKDILMKKNFNYESIFKETLEQDLPSLKSSRSKKRQSNSKGSQKDISDKSQVSSKKFKSAESEPQTPDTKANGVYNEPSSANNESSARRLKVMQILGLVAPSGSPFPRRIVN, from the exons ATGGGAGATGTAACAGGCAAAACCAATGGCAGTACGGTCAAGAACAAAGCTGGGAAGGAAACTGAAAATGGTCAACCAAACATGGAAGTTATTTTTGGGGAGATGCTATGGGTCAAGCTTGATCAAGGTTCATGGTGGCCTGCACAG GTTGTTGATGATAATTCGATAAGTTTGGCCTATAAACCTAGCAGTAAAGGATCAAAGAGTGATGTTCTTGTTCGATTATATGGAAGTTATACGTA CAACTATGTAGACATTCATGGTTCCCGTGCCGAGTTTAAGGAT ATCCTAATGAAAAAGAATTTCAATTACGAGAGCATTTTCAAGGAAACTCTGGAGCAG GATCTTCCAAGCTTAAAATCCAGCAGATCAAAGAAGCGACAGTCTAATTCCAAAG GATCACAAAAGGATATATCGGATAAATCCCAG GTTTCAAGCAAAAAATTTAAGTCTGCTGAATCTGAACCTCAAACTCCAGATACCAAGGCAAATGGGGTGTACAATGAACCATCTTCTGCAAACAAT GAAAGCAGTGCTCGTCGACTGAAGGTGATGCAGATTCTTGGTTTAGTTGCTCCGTCAGGATCCCCCTTCCCTCGAAGAATTGTGAATTAA
- the LOC122589607 gene encoding uncharacterized protein LOC122589607 isoform X1, with protein MGDVTGKTNGSTVKNKAGKETENGQPNMEVIFGEMLWVKLDQGSWWPAQVVDDNSISLAYKPSSKGSKSDVLVRLYGSYTYNYVDIHGSRAEFKDILMKKNFNYESIFKETLEQDLPSLKSSRSKKRQSNSKDSYFFLIKCMSVSELGIDNVVCLSSQDHKRIYRINPRFQAKNLSLLNLNLKLQIPRQMGCTMNHLLQTMKAVLVD; from the exons ATGGGAGATGTAACAGGCAAAACCAATGGCAGTACGGTCAAGAACAAAGCTGGGAAGGAAACTGAAAATGGTCAACCAAACATGGAAGTTATTTTTGGGGAGATGCTATGGGTCAAGCTTGATCAAGGTTCATGGTGGCCTGCACAG GTTGTTGATGATAATTCGATAAGTTTGGCCTATAAACCTAGCAGTAAAGGATCAAAGAGTGATGTTCTTGTTCGATTATATGGAAGTTATACGTA CAACTATGTAGACATTCATGGTTCCCGTGCCGAGTTTAAGGAT ATCCTAATGAAAAAGAATTTCAATTACGAGAGCATTTTCAAGGAAACTCTGGAGCAG GATCTTCCAAGCTTAAAATCCAGCAGATCAAAGAAGCGACAGTCTAATTCCAAAG ACAGCTATTTTTTTCTGATCAAGTGTATGAGTGTATCTGAGCTTGGTATTGATAATGTCGTATGCTTATCATCACAGGATCACAAAAGGATATATCGGATAAATCCCAG GTTTCAAGCAAAAAATTTAAGTCTGCTGAATCTGAACCTCAAACTCCAGATACCAAGGCAAATGGGGTGTACAATGAACCATCTTCTGCAAACAAT GAAAGCAGTGCTCGTCGACTGA
- the LOC122588909 gene encoding uncharacterized protein LOC122588909, which translates to MQSTSRAEAERLLGIAEKLLQGKDLNGCRDFALLAQETEPLLDGSDQILAVVDVLLASDKRVNNKPDWYAILQLDSRRNDDELIKKQYRKLALLLHPDKNKYPYADSAFRLVADAWAVLSDSVRKSGYDNELFAFTKVDLVASNKDKMPVRRNPGEVGPGAGVRRNSGEVGVGAGERRNQEGNIWTTCPYCYNLYEYPKMYLGCCLRCVGCKRAFEAVAIPPESLPPFITGKEAYYCCWGYFPMGFAMENSETAKTLTIPNWMPPMFPTDAKAWPSADSLPDGSSVPLAKPGEGFVPPMQPTPPVAQPVFRPNVQQRSAPPTVQPTVHKVTPSPPTAGATVPRKRGRPRKNPL; encoded by the coding sequence ATGCAATCAACAAGCAGAGCTGAAGCAGAAAGATTATTAGGAATCGCTGAAAAGCTCTTACAAGGCAAAGATCTAAATGGGTGTCGCGATTTTGCTCTTTTAGCTCAAGAAACCGAGCCTTTATTAGATGGGTCTGATCAGATCTTAGCCGTTGTTGACGTCTTATTAGCTTCAGACAAAAGAGTTAACAATAAACCTGACTGGTATGCTATTCTTCAACTTGATAGTCGTCGTAATGACGACGAACTGATTAAAAAACAGTATAGGAAATTAGCTTTACTTTTGCACCCTGATAAGAATAAATACCCGTATGCCGATTCGGCTTTTCGCCTTGTGGCGGATGCTTGGGCTGTTTTGTCTGACTCTGTTAGGAAGTCTGGATATGATAATGAATTGTTTGCTTTTACTAAAGTAGATCTTGTTGCTAGTAATAAGGATAAAATGCCCGTTAGACGGAACCCGGGTGAGGTTGGGCCAGGGGCGGGCGTTAGACGTAATTCGGGTGAGGTTGGGGTGGGGGCGGGGGAGAGGCGAAATCAGGAAGGGAATATATGGACTACATGCCCTTATTGTTATAATTTGTATGAGTATCCTAAGATGTATTTAGGTTGTTGTTTGAGGTGTGTCGGTTGTAAACGTGCCTTTGAGGCGGTGGCGATACCACCGGAGTCTTTGCCTCCGTTTATTACGGGGAAAGAAGCGTATTATTGTTGTTGGGGGTATTTTCCAATGGGTTTTGCAATGGAGAATTCGGAGACTGCTAAGACGTTGACTATACCTAACTGGATGCCGCCGATGTTTCCTACTGACGCAAAAGCTTGGCCTTCGGCTGATTCGTTGCCTGATGGTAGTAGTGTTCCGTTGGCAAAACCTGGTGAGGGTTTTGTTCCGCCAATGCAACCGACACCGCCGGTTGCGCAGCCGGTCTTCAGACCGAATGTGCAACAACGGTCTGCACCACCGACTGTGCAACCAACGGTGCATAAGGTGACTCCTTCGCCTCCCACTGCAGGAGCTACAGTTCCGAGAAAGAGAGGTAGGCCGAGGAAGAATCCCCTGTGA